A segment of the Nitrospirota bacterium genome:
GGCCAGCGCAACAATCACCAGAGGACGCATCTTACCCCGATGGCCCTGACTGTTGATTACACTTAGTCGATGACAGCTTTGCATGGAATCATTATAGTATGGGCCAATATTCTTTGTCGATCAAAGGGGGCGTTATGGAGCAGAGTACCAGGATACAGAGATGGTGGCGCACATGCGGCTATGCCGTCGGCATCGGCCTGCTTCTGGCTCCCAGCCTCAGTTGGGGGCTGGAAGTCGGAAAGACTCCACCGACTGAACGTCGGGAGACCATCTCCCTTGCCGACGCGGCGCTTCAAGCACTGAAACATAACTTGGACATCAATATCAGCCGCCAGACGAAGGAGAGCCGGCAGACTGACATTACGGTCGAGCAAGCCAAGTTCGATCCGACGCTGAGCGTGAACGGTCAGTACAATCGAACGGTGAACCCGCTCAACCGACCGGTGTTCGGTGGAACCGGCGGGGCGTTGAACGACATTACGACCTTCGACCAACGGAACCAATCCGTCACACTCGATGCCACGACGAACTTGCTCACCGGCGGCAACGTCGACCTGAACTATAGCCCGTCTCGAACCATCGTCAATCAGAATGTGGCCACCGGGTTCCTCTTCAACCCCGCCTATACCGGCGGTCTCGCACTGACGCTCACACAGCCCTTGCTCCGCAACGCCGGCCTCGACGTCACCAAGACCTTTATTCGCGTGGCGCAGAACAATGCCATCGTCGAGGAACATATCTTTCGCGACCGCGTCCTCACTGTCCTGGCCACCGTGGAGCAAACCTATTGGGAAGTCGTCTTTGCCAACGAGAATCTAAAAGTCGCTGAGGCCGCCTTGAAAGCGGCACAGGAACTCCTGGCCAGCAACCGGGCGAAGGCGAAGGCCGGCATCATGTCGATCGTCGATGTCCTGCAAGCCGAAGCGGCCGTCGCATCGCGGGTCGAGCAAGTGCTGGTTGCGGATAAAACGATTCGAGACCAGGAAGATCAACTGCGCCGATTACTCAACCCGGCGGAAGAGGATTTGCGTCAAGACTTGCGCCTGACCCCACTCGACCAACCGACCGTGACGCTCGAACCGATCAGCCTGCAGGAAGCCATCGACACGGCGATCGAGCAGCGGCCTGAAATCGTCCAGGCAAAAAAGAATATGGAGACGAGCGATCTCAACACCAAATTTGCCAAAAACCAGATTCTCCCGACCCTCTCGTTCCAAGGCACCATGGGGATGGCAGGGCTGGGAAAAGACTACGGCGATTCGGTGAACAAGAACCTGAGCGGCGACTACTACAACTATGGTGCGGGCCTCGTCCTCAGCTATCCCCTCGGCAACCGCTCAGCCTGGAGCACCTACAACAAGCGGCAGCTCGAAGCGAAAAATGCCGAAGCCTCCCTTGTCAGCGTGCGGCAGCAGATCATCGTGGGTGTGCGCGAAGCGGTCCGACGCGTCCAGACGGATTTCAAGCGGATCGAAACCACCAGATCGGCCAGAATCATGGCCGAGAAACAGTTGCAGGCGGAGCAGGAGCGTCTGAAGGTAGGGCTGAGCACCACTCGCTTCGTCCTCGACTTCCAACGCGATCTTGCAACGGCCCAGGGCAATGAGTTACGCGCCACGGTCGACTACAATAAGTCTCTCTCCAACCTCGCGCGGCACAAAGCCTCCACGCTCGACCGCTATAATTTCCAACTGAATTAACGGCCTCCATGATGGCGCCTGAGCCCGGTCTTCATGCGACTCCGGCTCAGGCCGACGAACGGGGAGCGGCCCTCGCGCTGCTTCCCATCGCAACGACCCTCGCTTTCTACACCCTCCCCACCTCGCTTCAGAAACAACCACTTGCCCAATTCGCGCCGCAACTAATCGCTTATCTTACTCTTGGCCTCTGGGCCTCGAGTAACCGCAACATTGTCTCCCGACTGGGGCTGGAGAAAAAGAAGATAAGAGATGGCCTGCGCTGGGGACTCGTGACAGGTCTGCTGCTCGGTGGCCTGAATACCTTCGTGATTCTCTCCGTCTATCCGCATCTGGGCTATGACATCAGTTTCCTCACTGTCACGCCGCATGCCCAACTCCCTCTCCTCGTAATGGTCCCCTGGTTCATCTGCGGCATCGCGCTCTTCGTGGAACTGAACTTTCGAGGTTTTATGCTGGGGCGACTGGCTGCTCTTGAGTCGCGGCTTTGGGGATCCGATCTTGCTTCCCGCCTCTCGCCCCTTGCCATTTTCACCAGCACCCTGATATTTGCTTTCGACCCCTTCATGGTAAATACTTTCCAACACCTCCATTGGATTGCTCTATGGGACGGTCTCATCTGGGGAATCATCCGGGCACGCACAGGCAATCTCTACATCACTATCGTTGCGCATGCGATTGAAGTCATCGTGATGTATAGCGCGGCAAGATTCGCGCTGATGTCATAGGAATAATGGGAAATCACGAAGGAATCACGACATGAACGAACTCGGGAAATACGCACTCTATTTTCTTCTCGGCGGCACCATCGTCAGCATCTCGACCTACCTGGGGTCTCAAGGCCGTTCGTTTCTGGCCGCCTTTGCCAGTACCTTTCCGGCCATTACCGGTGCGACATTTATCTTGATTTACCTAAACGGCGGCAATGACGCCATCGTCAGCTACGCGAAGAATCTGCTGTGGTTCGTCCCACCCTGGACGGTCTATGTCGTCTCCATGATTGTCGGTGTCCCACGATTCGGCTTTTGGCCTGCGATGGTCGGCTCACTCACACTCTATATGAGCTGCGTGGGACTGGTGCGGTTGTTTGTCCGATAACACCCCGGCGATGCGCTACGGCAGCACAATACCAAAATGTTCCTGAAGCATATGCGCATACGCGGCGTCACTGCCGACCACTGACTTTTCGTTCTTTCCGTTCCGCCTCATGCTCAACGCTCGATCCACCAACGTCTTGCGCCCCTCCAACGTCGGCATGGTACAAATCCTCCGTTGCATAAACAGGGAGTCCGGCGAATGGGAATGGAAATAGTTGGCATAGCAGTAATCGACAGGCCGACAAGGCTCCGGCGAAAAAGAATAGAGACT
Coding sequences within it:
- a CDS encoding TolC family protein; this translates as MGQYSLSIKGGVMEQSTRIQRWWRTCGYAVGIGLLLAPSLSWGLEVGKTPPTERRETISLADAALQALKHNLDINISRQTKESRQTDITVEQAKFDPTLSVNGQYNRTVNPLNRPVFGGTGGALNDITTFDQRNQSVTLDATTNLLTGGNVDLNYSPSRTIVNQNVATGFLFNPAYTGGLALTLTQPLLRNAGLDVTKTFIRVAQNNAIVEEHIFRDRVLTVLATVEQTYWEVVFANENLKVAEAALKAAQELLASNRAKAKAGIMSIVDVLQAEAAVASRVEQVLVADKTIRDQEDQLRRLLNPAEEDLRQDLRLTPLDQPTVTLEPISLQEAIDTAIEQRPEIVQAKKNMETSDLNTKFAKNQILPTLSFQGTMGMAGLGKDYGDSVNKNLSGDYYNYGAGLVLSYPLGNRSAWSTYNKRQLEAKNAEASLVSVRQQIIVGVREAVRRVQTDFKRIETTRSARIMAEKQLQAEQERLKVGLSTTRFVLDFQRDLATAQGNELRATVDYNKSLSNLARHKASTLDRYNFQLN
- a CDS encoding CPBP family intramembrane metalloprotease translates to MMAPEPGLHATPAQADERGAALALLPIATTLAFYTLPTSLQKQPLAQFAPQLIAYLTLGLWASSNRNIVSRLGLEKKKIRDGLRWGLVTGLLLGGLNTFVILSVYPHLGYDISFLTVTPHAQLPLLVMVPWFICGIALFVELNFRGFMLGRLAALESRLWGSDLASRLSPLAIFTSTLIFAFDPFMVNTFQHLHWIALWDGLIWGIIRARTGNLYITIVAHAIEVIVMYSAARFALMS
- a CDS encoding DUF3147 domain-containing protein, producing the protein MNELGKYALYFLLGGTIVSISTYLGSQGRSFLAAFASTFPAITGATFILIYLNGGNDAIVSYAKNLLWFVPPWTVYVVSMIVGVPRFGFWPAMVGSLTLYMSCVGLVRLFVR